A window of the Vigna angularis cultivar LongXiaoDou No.4 chromosome 3, ASM1680809v1, whole genome shotgun sequence genome harbors these coding sequences:
- the LOC128193348 gene encoding protein FAR-RED ELONGATED HYPOCOTYL 3-like produces the protein MNNYPSLDSYINFGFISKFSYFLSEVGEGDYTDKFSTDQIFLSHVDLIEWVRKIASDTTTGEARRKTFILLGYESSRKYRKYKPDVQPNVSSTRKCECLLRLRGKPKGLGWVLKVMSGCHNHDLAETLDRHPFMGRLNAVEQSILVDMTKSQVKISNILLTIKEYNEANMTTIKQIYNVSRSLDNSDVVSDVFWTHPDSVHLLNSFNIDFLMDTTYKTNKYRVPLLEIIGVTSTGFTFRAAFALHSSERKNNFTWALERFKGLLLTSEGGPRVVVTNRDLALINVIANVFSETYQMIFYIPHYEKRQSEMQDVSG, from the exons atgaataattatcCATCTCTCGattcttatataaattttggttttatatcaaaattttcttatttcctAAGTGAAGTGGGTGAGGGTGATTACACAGATAAGTTTTCCACTGATCAAATCTTCCTATCACACGTCGATTTAATTGAATGGGTTCGAAAGATTGCATCTGACACAACAACTGGTGAAGCTCGAAGAAAGACATTCATTTTGTTAGGTTATGAAAGCAGTAGGAAGTATAGGAAGTATAAGCCCGATGTTCAGCCTAATGTGTCTAGCACAAGAAAATGTGAGTGTCTGTTGAGGTTGAGGGGTAAACCTAAAGGACTAGGTTGGGTGTTAAAGGTTATGTCTGGCTGTCACAACCATGACTTAGCAGAGACTTTGGATAGACATCCTTTCATGGGAAGGCTAAATGCTGTTGAACAGTCAATTCTTGTTGACATGACTAAGAGTCAAGTAAAGATCTCAAATATTCTTTTGACTATCAAAGAATATAATGAAGCTAACATGACCACTATAAAGCAAATATATAACGTGAG TAGATCTTTGGATAATTCTGATGTGGTAAGTGATGTGTTTTGGACACATcccgattcggtgcacttgttgaattcatttaatattgaCTTCTTAATGGATACCACGTACAAGACGAACAAATATCGTGTTCCGTTGCTTGAGATTATTGGAGTCACATCAACTGGTTTTACATTCAGAGCCGCCTTTGCATTGCATTCAAGTGAACgcaaaaataatttcacttgggCATTAGAAAGGTTCAAAGGATTACTATTGACATCAGAGGGCGGTCCACGCGTTGTTGTCACTAATAGAGATCTTGCTTTGATAAATGTCATTGCCAATGTATTTTCTGAAACGTATCAAATGATTTTTTACATTCCACATTATGAAAAACGTCAAAGCGAAATGCAAGATGTTAGTGGATAA